One window of Uloborus diversus isolate 005 chromosome 3, Udiv.v.3.1, whole genome shotgun sequence genomic DNA carries:
- the LOC129218333 gene encoding uncharacterized protein LOC129218333 isoform X3, producing MTRELWSYFKHLQAIFLPMNDRRVQWAWYAASTICLLGGVLLGTVGVTMIIFGLQTTEKLEDKVWEVSLLIIGAAFLVILIGAVGCSYSRSRQVISNREQSIIKCIAFHSGMAEMPDGTNVPPCCSNSDAVKIWTTINPHSRMAWNSDIPGQLEDEMNEEKPTSA from the coding sequence gCCATATTTTTGCCGATGAATGATAGGCGAGTGCAATGGGCCTGGTACGCAGCTTCCACCATTTGTCTACTAGGAGGCGTGCTTCTGGGTACTGTCGGCGTCACCATGATAATTTTTGGACTACAGACCACAGAGAAGCTCGAAGACAAAGTCTGGGAAGTGTCCCTTCTAATTATTGGAGCAGCTTTCCTCGTTATTTTGATCGGTGCTGTAGGCTGCTCTTATTCCAGAAGCCGCCAAGTCATCAGCAACAGGGAACAGAGCATAATCAAGTGCATTGCCTTTCACTCAGGCATGGCTGAAATGCCAGATGGTACTAATGTTCCTCCATGTTGCTCGAATTCTGATGCTGTAAAAATATGGACCACTATTAATCCTCATTCGAGGATGGCTTGGAACTCTGACATTCCAGGACAACTGGAAGATGAAATGAACGAAGAGAAGCCTACAAGTGCATAA